The sequence below is a genomic window from Mycobacteroides abscessus ATCC 19977.
CCCGCTCCCCGCTCCCCGCTCCCCGCTCCCCGCGCGAGCATGCTCAAATGTGCCGTAAATGCGCCCAAAACCGCATATTTGGGCATGTTCGCGCGGGGATTTACCGGGATACACGGGATACGCGGGGATTCACGGGGATTCGCGGGGATACTTGAGAGTTCGCCGGGATACTTGAGAGCATGTACCGCACTCGCCCGACCCTTGTCGCCCTAGCCGTCGCCGTTACCGCCGTCGGGCTGGCCGGCTGCGGCATCATCAAACCGGGCTCAAGTAATCCGACGCCCGGCACCTGGACCCCGCCGTCCACCAGCACTAGCACCAGCACCTCGCCGAGCGCCAGCACCCCCACGTCGGCGAAGGTCAACATCGGGGACGAGACCGTCATCGGGTACTTCGGCCAGACCACGACCGCGACCTGCGAAGCGGGCAAAAGCCTCAATATCACCGGCGCCAACAACACATTGACCATCACCGGGCCCTGCGAGACGGTCACCGTCTCGGGCTTCTCGAACACGGTGACGTTCGGCGAACTGAAAACCGAGGTAACGGTCACCGGCTACGGGAACAAGCTCACGTACAAGACAGGCGAACCCAAGGTCAACAACTACGGAAGCAACAACACCATTCAGAAGGCTTCCTAGCTCTGGCTCACAACACCGTCTGCACGATGTGTTCGACCAGCTGGCGCGCGGCGGCACAGCTGTCTCCGCCCTTGCGGTACTGAACCCACCAGGTCAGCGAACCGGTTCCGGCCGGCACTGTGACACCGCAGCCCGAACCGGGGCCGCTGCTGGTGAATCCCTTGCGGCTGTTGATGGTGATGTCGGCGGTCTTCTGCCCCATACCGTCGGCGGACGTGCGATCACGTTCGACGTCGCCGCCCTCGTAGTACGCGTACAACAGGTCGATGAGGTTTCCGGCATCGTCTGCCGCAACCCAATAGCACAGTGCACCAAAGAAATTCTGGTAGATCTGGGCGGCCTTCACGGTCTCGACAATGGTCTTCTCGTCGAGGGGACCACACTGGCCGTTGGCGAATCCGTACGGATCCAGCTTGTCGTTCTCGCCCCGCTCGTTGGACGACAGTCCCTCGCCCGGGGCCACGGCGGTACCGTCCACCGTGTGTGCGCAGCCGGTAGGTGCCGCCAGCAATAGCAGCACAGCAGCCAGGGTGCCGAAGATCTTTCTCATTGCTTACCCACCTTGCCGAGCAGTGAGTCCATCAGGGTCTCGACGGCCTTACACGGATCATTTTTGACCGCGCTCGATTGCAGCGACCAGTGCAGGAAATCCGGTCCCGACCCCGCAGACAGCTCGCACAACCCAACGTTGCTGACCCGGTAGCCGGGGTAGGACTTGGTGGTCACCGCTTCGACGGTATGTCCGAGATTTCGCGCGACCGAAGCCTCCTTCTGGGCCGAGCTACCCCGGTACCAGTACAGCGAGATGGATGTGTCGCCGGTTCCCGGCCCGGTGGACCACCGGCAGCCCAGCAGACTGTCCACATCGCGCTTGAGGCCCGGAACACCCACCGCCGCATTGACTTCCGCATCGGTCATACCGCCGCAGTCTCCGAGTTTGAAACCCTTGCCGGGACCGTTGTTCACCTCGGGCACCGTGGTCACCTGGGCGTCGGGCGAGCCGCCGTCGCCGTCGCCATCGGATGAGGGCCGGGACGAACATCCGACCAGCACCGCTGCGGCGATGACCAGGGCCGAAACCGGGAGCATCCGCACAGTCACGGTGTCCACAGTACGTCCGCGTCTTGCGCGTCACCGATATGTGCGAAGTGTGTCGGTGCCTGGAGCCGGGTGTGTCAGACCCCGGCTCCATGCCGGCCCTCACCCGCGGCGAACCGACCCGCACCCTCCAGCGCCTCCGTTGCGACGCGCTCGATGCTGCCAAACTCGTTGTCCAGTGCCGCTTCCTCGGCCATCCCCCACTGCGCGATGGCCGAATCACGGTCGGCACGCACGCACTGTTGCGGGAAGGCAGCGATCTCGGCAGCCAGTGTCTCGGCAGCCTCACGCGCCTGACCACGCGCGACCACGCGGTTGACGAGCCCGATGTCCAGCGCCTCATTCGCGTGGACGGGACGCCCGGTCAGGATGAGATCCATCGCACGCGAGTGCCCGATCAGCCGCGGCAGCCTGATCGTGCCACCGTCGATGAGCGGAACGCCCCAACGCCGGCAGAACACACCCAGCACGGCGTCCTCCTCGACCACCCGAAGGTCGCACCACAACGCGAGCTCGATCCCGCCGGCGACGGCGTGCCCCGATATCGCCGCGATCACCGGTTTGGACAGCCGCAACCGCGAAGGGCCCATCGGACCTGGGCCATGCGGGTGCAGTTCGTTACCGCGGTCGGTCCCCATCGCCTTGAGATCAGCTCCAGCACAGAAGGTTCCGTTGTCACCCCACAGCACCGCCACCGACGCCTCGGGATCCGCGTCGAACTCGGTGAACGCCGCGAGCAGCGCCGCCGCGGTCGGCCCGTCGACGGCGTTGCGCGCATGCGGCCGATTGAGAATGACCGTTGTCACCGGGCCCGCCTTCTCCACCCGGACCGCCGGCTGCATCTCTTCACTCATAGCGAGGCTTCTTCCATCTCGGCGGTATCCCGCAGGGTCACTAGCTCATCCTTGAATTCCCGGTAACGGGCACGCATTTCGTCAGCAGGCCAATCAGCCGGCAAGAGCTCGTCCGGCAATACCGGATCAGCCAGCAGATGCCGCACCATCGCAGCGGCCAGCACGAATCGCGCCGGGATCGCCTCGGCCTGGTCCCACCACCGCAATAGCGCCGTCGCGTACGTGGACCACCCGGTCAGATCCCACAGCTGCGCGGCCAACACTTCCGGACGGTCGGTCCTGGTGTGCAGAATCCACACATGGTCGGTGACCGACGGCGGCAGATCCACCTCCAGATTCTCCGGGCGCAACCACACACCCTCCCGGAATTCTCCGAAACGGCTCTGCCGCAGGGTGGTTCGCAAATCATTGCGGTCGCGGGCATCACGGCCCACGCTGGTGATCACCAGCTGCTTCCAGGTGCCGTCCCATGAGCCCCGATGCGGATCACACGCCTCGTCCTGCCGAAGCTGACGGGCCTGTAGGCGTTCAGCAAGCCGGTATCCGGCTTCGGTTCTGACAAGATCCCCGGCGGCGACCATGCGGGTGAGCGCCACCCGCACAGTGGTGTCGCTGATACCGAACAAGGTTGTCAATGCCCGGATTTCACGCACCGATAGCTCCGCAGGGTGCGCGCCCAGCAGCAGGCTCAGGATGACCGAACGTGCGGTCATCGGGTGATGATCGACCGGGTTGTCCATCTCGCTACAGTTCGGTGGGCTTACGCCCGTAATCGCCAAACGGCTCATCCCGGTGCCGGACCGCTTGCCGATAGCCGTTGGCAATGGCGTCTGCCGTGAACGCGTGAGCCTCCGGTGTATGCCGGGAGATACCGTCAAAAACTGTGCCGATCATGGCGCTGTTGGCAATCCCCTGATTGATGAGTACAGAGTTGCAGGCCAGCTTGATCATCATCAGCTGGTTCAACGGCATCGCGGCGATCCGCTCGACCAGCCGCTCGGTGCGCTCGTCCAACTCGTCGGGCTCGGGTGCCTCGACCGCCAGACCCCAGTCGTAGGCTTGCCTGCCCGACAGGCAATCACCAGTCAGTAGAAGGCGTTTCGCACGCTGATCACCGAGCTTGTGCGCCCATAGTCCGGTGGCGGGCACACCCCACACCCGCGTAGGCGGGTATCCGATCTTGGCATCAGCGGCGACGATCAACTGGTCGGCGTGTAATGCGATATCCGTTCCGCCCGCCACGCAATAGCCGTGCACCTTCACCACGGTGGGCTTGTTGGCATGCAATAGCGAGGAGAAGCCGCGCGTGAACCGGCTCATCATCTGATAGTCGAGCATCGGATCCCAATTGATGTTGGGCAGGTGGTTGCGCAGCTGCACCTGCCCGTCCAGCGCGGTACCTGAATACCGCACCGACCCTTCGTCATTGGCCTCGGCATAGGCACTGAGGTCGAAGCCGCCACAGAACCCGTCCCCCCGGCCGGATACCAGGATCACGTGCACCTGAGGATCCAGATCGGCACGTTCAACGAGTGCCGCCAGTTCCAGCGGAGTGTCGGCGATGATGGCGTTGCCCTGCTCGGGCCGGTTGAAGGTGATGCGCGCGACTCGATCGGTGACCTCGTAGGTCATCGTCTTCAAGGTGTCCACCATCAGTCGCCCGACTTGACGGTGGCGCGCTCCAGGATCGGGGAAAGGTCCAGCCCTGTGGGCAGAGTCCCGAATGCCCCACCCCAATCACCGGCCAGACGGGTGGCCAGGAACGCCTGGGCGACGGCCGGATGGCCATGACGGACCAGTAGCGCCCCCTGCAGCGCCAGACAGATGTCCTCGGCGACCTTGCGGGCACGATACGTCACCGATTCCAGATCGCTGAGCTGCGAATGCAATCCATTGATGTGGCGATCCAGACGCTCGTCCTGCCCCTGGGCCAGGGCAAGCTCCTTGAATAGCACCTCGACACATTCGGGCTTGGTGGCCATGGCCCGCAGCGTGTCCAGCGCGCTCACATTGCCGGACCCCTCCCAGATCCCCATCAGCGGAGCCTCACGATAGAGACGCGGCAGCCCCGAGTCCTCGACGTAGCCGTTGCCGCCGAGGCATTCCATCGCTTCGCCGGCATGCGGGGTGGCGCGCTTGCATACCCAATACTTGCTGGCGGCCAAGCCGATACGCCGCAGCAGTGACTCGGTCTCGTCGCCGCGAGTAGCACGGTCGGTGGCGCCTGCCATCCGCATGGCAACCATGGTTGCCGCCTCGGCCTCTATCGCCAGATCGGCGAGCACGTTGCGCATGAGGGGCTGATCGATCAAGTACTCGCCGAAGGCCTTGCGGTGCTGGGCGTGATGCATGGCCAGCGCGACACCCGTACGCATGCTGGTGGCTGATCCGAGCGTGCAGTCCAGGCGCGTCATGTTGACCATTTCGATGATGGTCTTGACGCCCTTGCCCTCTTCACCAACCAGCCACGCGGTCGCCTCGTCGTACTCAACTTCGGAGGACGCGTTCGAGTGGTTGCCAAGCTTGTCCTTCAAGCGCTGCAACCGCATCCGGTTACGGCTGCCGTCGGGCAACACTCGCGGCAGGAAGAAACATGACAGGCCTCCCGGCGCCTGGGCGAGCACCAGGAACACGTCGCACATTGGCGCCGAGGTGAACCACTTGTGTCCGACCAGCGTGTAGCTGCCGTCGGCGCTCGGCGTGGCGGTGGTGGTTCCCGCACGCACGTCCGAGCCGCCCTGTTTCTCGGTCATCGACATGCCCGCCGTCAGACCTGCCTTGGCAGTGGGCACCGCCAACACCGGGTCATATACCCGACTAGACAGCAACGGCTCATAGACGGCGGCAAGTTCGGGGTTCGCACGCAGCGCCGGAACCACCGCGTAGGTCATGGAAATCGGACACATGTGGCCGGGATCGGCCGTCCACACACCGGTCTTCGCGGCGCGTACCACGTGGGCGCCCGGACGCTCGTCGGCCCAGGGCGCGCCATGCAGCCCATGGGCGACAGCCTCCCGCATGAGCTCGTGATAGGCCGGGTCGAACTCGATTTCGTCGACGCGGTGGCCCCATCGGTCATGCGTGTGCAGCACCGGGCGGTTCCGGTTTGCCAACTCCCCGGCGCGCTGCATCCGGTCAGTGCCATTGAGCGCACCCACCTCTAGCACCTCGTCGACACCCCACTGACCACCCTCACGAATGAGTGCTTCCATCAACACGGGACTGGTCGCGGCGTTGTAGTCGCGCAGCGCGGGAACCTGGTTGGTGACGACATGCGTATCGGCCATGTATTCAGTGTTACATTTCCACGACAACTGCACAAGATCTGTTCACATAGCCTTCTCCCAGGGACCATGAAGTAGAAAGAAGTCGTGGAGAAGGTCGTCTTCGTGCTGCGCCAACCGCCCGATGCCACCACCGACGCGTGGGCCGAGCGATTGCGGACGGCGGCCATCGACAAGATCCCGGCGGCGGGTGTGCACGGCCTGAGCGTGTGCGTGCACGACGGCTCCGTAAGGGCGGCGAACCTGCGCCTAGTAACCCTGGATCCTCCGTTCGCCGCAGCAGTCAGCGTGTGGGTTCAGCAGTCGTACGGACCCGAGATACGCGAGATTGCCACGGTTCTATCCCGAACCTCTGCGGCAGTGCACGGATACCTCGTTACCGAATCGGTGCCTCTCCCCTCTCCGGACACCGAAAATGACACGCGATCAACAGGTTTCACCAACATTGCGCTGCTGCGCAGGCCCACCGACATGTCATTCGATCGCTGGCGCCAGCAGTGGCAGGGCGTGCACACGCAGAATGCGCTCGACCTACAGTCGACGATCGGGTATGAACAGAATCTGGTGGTGCGGGCCATTACCCCCGAAGCACCCGTGATCTCGGCCATCGTATTCGAGCAGTTCCCGATCTCCGCTCTCACCGATCCGCTGGCCTGGTATGGCGCCTCAGATCAACAACAGCTGAGCGAGCGCGTGATAGCGATGCTCGACAGCGTCAAAGCCTTTGGCGCCGATACCAACATCGACACGGTCGCGACCAGTAGGTATGACATAGTCCGGCCGTTCTAGTCGCACATTCCATATGCCGGCGGTTCCAGCCGATTGACATACAACCAAATGGTTGTATATTTGAGGTGTGACCGACGCGGATGAGGACAAGGCCGACGCCATGTTCCATGCGCTCTCCGACCGCACCCGGCGCGACATCCTGCGGCGCGTATTGGCCGGTGAACACTCGGTTTCGACGCTCGCGGCGAACTACGACATGAGCTTCGCCGCCGTGCAAAAGCACGTCGCCGTGCTGGAAAAGGCCGGGCTGCTCACGAAGCGGCGCAACGGCCGGGAACAGCTGGCCAGCGGTGACGTGGAAGCCGTCCGTTCTGTCGGCGCCATGCTTTCCGAGCTGGAACAGCTCTGGCGCGGCAGGATCGCCCGGATCGATGAACTCATAGCCCGCGACAGACCATCAAAGGATTGAATCATGCCTGTTACCAACGTAACCCACGATATCGATACTCGTACCATCGTCATCAACGCCGAATTCGAGGCACCCATCCAGCGGATATGGCAGATCTATGCGGATCCTCGCCAGCTCGAAAAGGTTTGGGGCCCTCCGAGTTGCCCCGCGACATTCGTCGACCACAACTTCAAGCCAGGCGGCCGCGCGAACTACTACATGACCGGACCGGACGGCGAACGATACGCGGGCTGGTGGGAGATCATCGCCATCTACGAACCTAACAGCTTGGAGTTTATCGACGGCTTCTCCGACGACAAGCTGAATCCCGTTGACAATATGCCTACTTCGAGAAATGTGTACACATTCGTCGAGAAGGATGGCCGTACCCTGGCGACCTATGTCAGCACCTTCGAGACTGCCGAGGCACTGCAGCAGGTACTGGATATGGGTGTCATCGAGGGAGCTTCCTCAGCGATCAACCAGATCGACGAGCTGGTGCGCTCCTAAAACGCGGTGTCACCGTCGGCGTGGCCGAGGATCAGAGCGTTGACATCCTCGGCCGCTCTGCGTTGATGCAAGCGCGCTATCAACATCGGATCATGCTGCAGGCCAACAACTACCACATGCAACGGTAGTGCCGCAGGTTCGGTGGACAGCGCAAGCTGCGCGCCGTCCCGGCCCAGGACGCCGTACCTGACACGACTTCGGGTTCGGTCCGTTTCGCTGACACCACCTAACTCCGTCCACGACAAGACCTGCTGCCCCGGCACCCACAAGCCCTCATGCGATAGCAGCACACTGCGCCTCGGTACCGGCAGATCGATCAGAAACTTCGCCGCCCCACCCAGCGCGACAATGCCGAAGGCCAGACTGCCGTAGAAGGCCACCGCATAGGCCGTACCCTCCTTGGGCGTATGCGCACCGGTTGCCGGATGTGCGAAGACATCACCGTCAGCGGCGACGCGCATCACGACGGGAGCCAGCAGGGCCAGACCGACGGCTGCGAGCACGGCAATCCCGAGAGGACCCGGGCTGTACCGCAACGGTATACGGACACCCGAGTGATCGCGGCCATCTACACGCCACTGCCACGGCGCGGCCATCCAGTATTCGGCCGGTGGGTTCCGGCGGTAGGCAGGCAGGTCTCCGTTGCGCAGCGTCACAAGCCAGCCAAGGCCGAAAAACACCGTACAGAACAACGAGAACCAGACGGGGCTATTGGTCACCCACGGGCCCAGTACCAACAGCGGCGTGAACAGCAACACGAAAAGGCGACGAAAATCGAACTTAGGTGTGTTGCGCGTTCTCCCCGACATGATCATCACTATATGAAACGCGCGAACCAATAGTTTGCTGTGGCCCGGACGGCCTACGCTCGGTCCCATGGTGGACTATCGCGACCCCGGTGCCATCACGTTTGAGGCGACGATCGAGAAGCCCGAGGGCCCCGGCGCCTACGTGGAATTCCCGTACTCCGCATTCGACAGCTTCGGCGTCAGGATCAGAGTGCCGGTACATGTCATGTTCGATGGCTCGGTTCCCTATACGGGATCCCTGGCACCGTATGGAGGCCGACATGTGCTCGGAGTACGCAAGGACATTCAGGCTCAGCTGGGCAAGGGGCCCGGTGATCGGGTGATGGTCGAAGTCAGGCTCGATATTGACCGCGCCTAGGCGTCCTGTGTTTCCCGATGCGCTGGCTCACCGTGGTGCACGAAGTAGCCGAGCACCACGATGATGAACCACACCACGCCCACCAAGATGGCGGTTCGGCCGTCCTCGGTGAAGAACAAGAGCAATACCACCAGCGCCAGAAAGCCAAGCGCCAGGATATTGGTCACCGGCGCACCGGGCAGTTTGTAGTCCGACGCGGGCAGTAGTCCGTCGGCAACACGCTTCCGATAGATCATGTGAGAAACCAGGATTGAACCCCACACAAAGATGATGCCGATAGTCGACACCGACGTGATGTAGGCGAATGCCTTGTCCGGCGAGAGCCAGTTGACGAATACCCCGATACCCATCGCCAGCGCCGAGAAGCAGATGGCAAGCATCGGGACGTGGCGCGAACTCAATGCCTGCAGGCCCGCGGGGGCATCACCGCGCTGGGCGAGGCTGCGGACCATGCGGCCGGTCGAGTAGATACCGGAATTACAGGAAGATAGCGCGGCCGTCAGCAAGATGAAGTTCACGATGTTCGCAGCCTGCGGAATGTTGAGGTATTCGAATACGGCAACAAAGGGGCTCTCGCCCTTGTGATAGTTCCGCCAGCCCTGGATCGACAGAATGACGATCAGCGCGCCCACGTAGAACAACCCGATGCGGAAGGGCAGTGTATTGATCGCCTTGCGCAGCGTAACTTTCGGGTTCTCCGCCTCCCCTGCCGTTACGCCGACGAGCTCGACACCGACATATGCGAACACCACGATCTGCAGACTCAACAGTGCCTGGCTGAAGCCTGTCGGAAACACGCCACCGTCATTCCATAGGTTCGCGACGGAGGGACCCGTCTCCGGCCCCAAGCCCGAAATGGGCAGTAGTACACCGACGCCGATGATGATCATGCCCAGGATCGCCGTCACCTTGATCATCGAGAACCAGAATTCGGCCTCACCGAAGATTTTCACCGATATCAGGTTGGCCCCGAACAGGATCAGCAGGACGACCAGCGCGGTCACCCACTGTGGAATGCCCGGCCACCACCGTTGGATATACACACCTGCGACGGTTATTTCGGCCATACATGTGGTGGCCCATACCGCCCAGTAGGTCCAGCCGTTGGCGAATCCGGCGAAACGTCCCATGAATTCCTCGGCGTATTCGGAGATGCTGCCCGAGACCGGCCGGTAGACCAGCAATTCACCCAGTGCACGCATGATCACGAATATCGCCAGGCCGGCGACCAGATAGGTCAGGATGAGCCCCGGTCCGGCCTTCTCGATCGCGCCGCCGGCGCCGTAGAAGAGGCCGGTACCGATGGCACCGCCGATGGCGATCATCTGCACCGTGCGGGCAGACAGGCCCCGCGAGTATCCGGCGTCGGGCGTCTCGGATTCGGAATTGGCAACGGTCATCCGGACATCATCGCGTGAGCGGACAGTTATTGCACAGGAAACCCCGGACAGCGAGGCTCATATCGGTCGGTCAGCACCCGAACGGTCGGATACGCACGTGAAATTGCGGACTCCCGGTAGGTAGTTGTGCGCTGAACCGACTTCGCTTACGTCAATAGGCTTCTGAGATGATCAACCGACAGTCCATCGGAGACGTGGCGTTGCCAACTCTGAGCATCATGTTGCCGTTCGCGATCATCGTTGGTCAGCTCGGTTTCGATCCCTGTCGCTGGTGGATCGTGTACTGCACCGCTGCCGCCGTGGCAATCGGGCTGGCCGTCGGCACCTCGCGGATGCGCAAGACGAGCGGCGCCCGACCGACAACAAGCCCGCCGTGGACATTCTTCTGGATTGGCCTGGCGGCTCTGACGGCAGTACAGGGCGGCTTCTACTCGCAGTTCCGAAATCAATGCCCGGTTGTCGGACCCATCATCCCCATCGACATGTTCCTGGAGTGGATCGTCGCACCGACAGTGCTCGTAGCGGCGGCTCTCAGCGTATGCCGACGCGGGCGGGCCCACATATAGGTCTCGGGGCGCACAAGTCTGTGGAAGCAGAAAGGCCCCCGGGACGTA
It includes:
- a CDS encoding DUF3060 domain-containing protein; the encoded protein is MYRTRPTLVALAVAVTAVGLAGCGIIKPGSSNPTPGTWTPPSTSTSTSTSPSASTPTSAKVNIGDETVIGYFGQTTTATCEAGKSLNITGANNTLTITGPCETVTVSGFSNTVTFGELKTEVTVTGYGNKLTYKTGEPKVNNYGSNNTIQKAS
- a CDS encoding DUF3558 domain-containing protein, producing the protein MRKIFGTLAAVLLLLAAPTGCAHTVDGTAVAPGEGLSSNERGENDKLDPYGFANGQCGPLDEKTIVETVKAAQIYQNFFGALCYWVAADDAGNLIDLLYAYYEGGDVERDRTSADGMGQKTADITINSRKGFTSSGPGSGCGVTVPAGTGSLTWWVQYRKGGDSCAAARQLVEHIVQTVL
- a CDS encoding DUF3558 family protein gives rise to the protein MDTVTVRMLPVSALVIAAAVLVGCSSRPSSDGDGDGGSPDAQVTTVPEVNNGPGKGFKLGDCGGMTDAEVNAAVGVPGLKRDVDSLLGCRWSTGPGTGDTSISLYWYRGSSAQKEASVARNLGHTVEAVTTKSYPGYRVSNVGLCELSAGSGPDFLHWSLQSSAVKNDPCKAVETLMDSLLGKVGKQ
- a CDS encoding crotonase/enoyl-CoA hydratase family protein; the encoded protein is MSEEMQPAVRVEKAGPVTTVILNRPHARNAVDGPTAAALLAAFTEFDADPEASVAVLWGDNGTFCAGADLKAMGTDRGNELHPHGPGPMGPSRLRLSKPVIAAISGHAVAGGIELALWCDLRVVEEDAVLGVFCRRWGVPLIDGGTIRLPRLIGHSRAMDLILTGRPVHANEALDIGLVNRVVARGQAREAAETLAAEIAAFPQQCVRADRDSAIAQWGMAEEAALDNEFGSIERVATEALEGAGRFAAGEGRHGAGV
- a CDS encoding PaaX family transcriptional regulator C-terminal domain-containing protein — translated: MDNPVDHHPMTARSVILSLLLGAHPAELSVREIRALTTLFGISDTTVRVALTRMVAAGDLVRTEAGYRLAERLQARQLRQDEACDPHRGSWDGTWKQLVITSVGRDARDRNDLRTTLRQSRFGEFREGVWLRPENLEVDLPPSVTDHVWILHTRTDRPEVLAAQLWDLTGWSTYATALLRWWDQAEAIPARFVLAAAMVRHLLADPVLPDELLPADWPADEMRARYREFKDELVTLRDTAEMEEASL
- a CDS encoding crotonase/enoyl-CoA hydratase family protein, which produces MVDTLKTMTYEVTDRVARITFNRPEQGNAIIADTPLELAALVERADLDPQVHVILVSGRGDGFCGGFDLSAYAEANDEGSVRYSGTALDGQVQLRNHLPNINWDPMLDYQMMSRFTRGFSSLLHANKPTVVKVHGYCVAGGTDIALHADQLIVAADAKIGYPPTRVWGVPATGLWAHKLGDQRAKRLLLTGDCLSGRQAYDWGLAVEAPEPDELDERTERLVERIAAMPLNQLMMIKLACNSVLINQGIANSAMIGTVFDGISRHTPEAHAFTADAIANGYRQAVRHRDEPFGDYGRKPTEL
- a CDS encoding acyl-CoA dehydrogenase family protein, which encodes MADTHVVTNQVPALRDYNAATSPVLMEALIREGGQWGVDEVLEVGALNGTDRMQRAGELANRNRPVLHTHDRWGHRVDEIEFDPAYHELMREAVAHGLHGAPWADERPGAHVVRAAKTGVWTADPGHMCPISMTYAVVPALRANPELAAVYEPLLSSRVYDPVLAVPTAKAGLTAGMSMTEKQGGSDVRAGTTTATPSADGSYTLVGHKWFTSAPMCDVFLVLAQAPGGLSCFFLPRVLPDGSRNRMRLQRLKDKLGNHSNASSEVEYDEATAWLVGEEGKGVKTIIEMVNMTRLDCTLGSATSMRTGVALAMHHAQHRKAFGEYLIDQPLMRNVLADLAIEAEAATMVAMRMAGATDRATRGDETESLLRRIGLAASKYWVCKRATPHAGEAMECLGGNGYVEDSGLPRLYREAPLMGIWEGSGNVSALDTLRAMATKPECVEVLFKELALAQGQDERLDRHINGLHSQLSDLESVTYRARKVAEDICLALQGALLVRHGHPAVAQAFLATRLAGDWGGAFGTLPTGLDLSPILERATVKSGD
- a CDS encoding ArsR/SmtB family transcription factor, giving the protein MTDADEDKADAMFHALSDRTRRDILRRVLAGEHSVSTLAANYDMSFAAVQKHVAVLEKAGLLTKRRNGREQLASGDVEAVRSVGAMLSELEQLWRGRIARIDELIARDRPSKD
- a CDS encoding SRPBCC family protein; its protein translation is MPVTNVTHDIDTRTIVINAEFEAPIQRIWQIYADPRQLEKVWGPPSCPATFVDHNFKPGGRANYYMTGPDGERYAGWWEIIAIYEPNSLEFIDGFSDDKLNPVDNMPTSRNVYTFVEKDGRTLATYVSTFETAEALQQVLDMGVIEGASSAINQIDELVRS
- a CDS encoding DUF1905 domain-containing protein; this translates as MVDYRDPGAITFEATIEKPEGPGAYVEFPYSAFDSFGVRIRVPVHVMFDGSVPYTGSLAPYGGRHVLGVRKDIQAQLGKGPGDRVMVEVRLDIDRA
- a CDS encoding amino acid permease: MTVANSESETPDAGYSRGLSARTVQMIAIGGAIGTGLFYGAGGAIEKAGPGLILTYLVAGLAIFVIMRALGELLVYRPVSGSISEYAEEFMGRFAGFANGWTYWAVWATTCMAEITVAGVYIQRWWPGIPQWVTALVVLLILFGANLISVKIFGEAEFWFSMIKVTAILGMIIIGVGVLLPISGLGPETGPSVANLWNDGGVFPTGFSQALLSLQIVVFAYVGVELVGVTAGEAENPKVTLRKAINTLPFRIGLFYVGALIVILSIQGWRNYHKGESPFVAVFEYLNIPQAANIVNFILLTAALSSCNSGIYSTGRMVRSLAQRGDAPAGLQALSSRHVPMLAICFSALAMGIGVFVNWLSPDKAFAYITSVSTIGIIFVWGSILVSHMIYRKRVADGLLPASDYKLPGAPVTNILALGFLALVVLLLFFTEDGRTAILVGVVWFIIVVLGYFVHHGEPAHRETQDA